One window of the Esox lucius isolate fEsoLuc1 chromosome 8, fEsoLuc1.pri, whole genome shotgun sequence genome contains the following:
- the LOC105025356 gene encoding receptor-transporting protein 3-like, translating to MALEVWTKNFEDTIEENEIEDSWSIVFDDTIVPDQPEGGWKQFISGAFARFMCSKCRRTWPSKRVMVVFHMRRWTEEKCGKVKVRRYRQKCKRCVECNMEEPRFKQENIVVLLEKLVAKILVKCYNQQQDEKNIPFQLDGRIDGPHEAAHCEACQQGICRQVTTGSNQQD from the exons ATGGCCCTTGAGGTATGGACCAAAAATTTCGAGGATACGATAGAGGAGAATGAAATAGAGGATAGCTGGAGCATTGTATTTGATGACACGATTGTTCCTGATCAACCAGAAGGAGGTTGGAAACAATTCATCAGTGGGGCGTTTGCAAG GTTCATGTGCTCAAAGTGCAGGAGAACTTGGCCCTCCAAACGGGTAATGGTCGTGTTTCATATGCGCCGGTGGACTGAGGAGAAATGCGGGAAGGTTAAAGTGAGACGCTACCGACAGAAATGCAAGAGGTGTGTGGAGTGTAACATGGAGGAGCCACGTTTTAAGCAGGAAAACATTGTGGTGCTGCTGGAGAAGCTCGTCGCGAAGATCCTTGTGAAGTGCTACAACCAGCAGCAAGACGAGAAGAATATCCCGTTCCAACTGGATGGCAGGATTGATGGACCACACGAGGCTGCTCACTGCGAAGCTTGCCAACAGGGCATCTGCAGACAGGTGACCACAGGATCAAACCAACAGGACTAA